From the Solanum stenotomum isolate F172 chromosome 4, ASM1918654v1, whole genome shotgun sequence genome, one window contains:
- the LOC125861543 gene encoding uncharacterized protein LOC125861543, with protein sequence MKYILVADDYVSKWVEAVMLSNNEGKSVTAFLKKNIFSRFGTPRVIISDKGLRLFPGKLKSKWMGPFIRVHVFSQGMVELENENGTIFKVNGQRIKIYLAQLEKVKEAIEEWDLDEA encoded by the exons ATGAAGTACATACTTGTGGCAGATGACTATGTATCTAAATGGGTGGAAGCTGTCATGCTTTCAAACAACGAAGGGAagagtgtcaccgcattcctgaaaaagaatatcttctctaGATTTGGAACACCAAGGGTGATTATCAGCGATaaag GGCTACGTTTGTTTCCTGGCAAGCTCAAATCAAAATGGATGGGACCATTCATACGTGTACACGTGTTCTCACAAGGAATGGTTGAACTTGAGAATGAGAATGGAACAATATTCAAGGTAAATGGTCAAAGGATCAAAATCTACTTGGCCCAACTGGAGAAGGTTAAAGAGGCGATCGAAGAATGGGATCTTGATGAAGCCTAA